One genomic window of Streptomyces sp. NBC_01276 includes the following:
- a CDS encoding NAD(P)H-dependent glycerol-3-phosphate dehydrogenase: MTRTVKAAVFGTGSWGTAFGMVLADAGCEVTLWGRRQELADAINTGRTNPDYFPGVELPANLRATTDAAEAARDADFAVLAIPSQTLRANLAAWAPLLPADAVLVSLMKGIELGTAKRMSEVIEEVAKVPAERVAVVTGPNLAREIVARQPAASVVACVDEAVARRLQAACHTAYFRPYTSTDVIGCELGGAVKNVIGLAVGIADGMGLGDNTKGSLITRGLAEATRLGLAMGADPLTFSGLAGLGDLVATCSSPLSRNHTFGTNLGRGMTLEETIAVTRQTAEGVKSCQSVADLAGRYGVDMPITDTVVDIVHHGKPPLVALKELMGRSAKPERR, translated from the coding sequence GTGACACGTACCGTGAAGGCGGCCGTCTTCGGAACGGGCTCCTGGGGCACGGCCTTCGGCATGGTGCTCGCCGACGCCGGCTGCGAGGTGACCCTGTGGGGCCGCCGCCAGGAGCTCGCCGACGCCATCAACACCGGCCGGACCAACCCGGACTACTTCCCCGGCGTCGAACTGCCCGCGAACCTCCGCGCCACCACCGACGCGGCCGAGGCCGCCCGCGACGCGGACTTCGCCGTCCTGGCCATCCCCTCGCAGACCCTTCGCGCCAACCTCGCCGCGTGGGCCCCGCTGCTGCCCGCCGACGCCGTGCTCGTCTCCCTGATGAAGGGCATCGAACTCGGCACCGCCAAGCGGATGAGCGAGGTCATCGAAGAGGTGGCCAAGGTCCCCGCCGAGCGCGTGGCCGTGGTCACCGGGCCCAACCTGGCCCGCGAGATCGTCGCCCGCCAGCCCGCCGCCTCGGTCGTCGCCTGCGTGGACGAGGCCGTGGCCCGGCGCCTCCAGGCCGCCTGCCACACCGCGTACTTCCGCCCGTACACGAGCACCGACGTCATCGGCTGCGAGCTCGGCGGCGCCGTCAAGAACGTCATCGGCCTCGCCGTCGGCATCGCGGACGGCATGGGCCTGGGCGACAACACCAAGGGCTCCCTCATCACCCGCGGCCTGGCCGAAGCCACCCGCCTGGGCCTCGCCATGGGCGCCGACCCGCTCACCTTCTCCGGCCTCGCGGGCCTCGGCGACCTGGTCGCCACCTGCTCCTCGCCGCTCTCCCGGAACCACACCTTCGGCACCAACCTGGGCCGCGGGATGACCCTGGAGGAGACCATCGCGGTCACCCGGCAGACCGCCGAGGGCGTCAAGTCCTGCCAGTCGGTGGCGGATCTGGCCGGCCGGTACGGGGTGGACATGCCGATCACCGACACGGTGGTCGACATCGTGCACCACGGCAAGCCCCCGCTGGTCGCGCTGAAGGAACTGATGGGGCGCAGCGCGAAACCGGAACGCCGCTGA
- a CDS encoding Lrp/AsnC ligand binding domain-containing protein has protein sequence MVQAYILIQTEVGKASFVAESIGKIAGVIQAEDVTGPYDVIVRAQADTVDDLGRMVVAKVQQVEGITRTLTCPVVHL, from the coding sequence GTGGTACAGGCGTACATCCTCATCCAGACCGAGGTGGGCAAGGCGTCGTTCGTCGCCGAGTCCATCGGAAAGATCGCGGGGGTGATCCAGGCCGAGGACGTGACGGGTCCGTACGACGTGATCGTGCGCGCCCAGGCCGACACGGTCGACGACCTCGGCCGCATGGTGGTCGCCAAGGTCCAGCAGGTGGAGGGGATCACCCGCACCTTGACCTGCCCCGTGGTCCATCTGTAG
- a CDS encoding DUF3515 domain-containing protein: MSLHRRPFRLAAPLVLLALAGCAPGDSGARVDPPPAPPADVAGLCASLHKELPETVAGLARTATEPVSDLTAAWGGSAIVLRCGIPKPPAMADPKQEGVEVNGVGWLLEKMSDGGFRFTTGARLAYTEVRVDKEHATDAGMLVGLSAAVAKSVPVGISSY, from the coding sequence ATGTCACTCCACCGCCGGCCGTTCCGTCTAGCCGCCCCACTGGTCCTGCTGGCCCTCGCGGGCTGCGCCCCGGGGGATTCCGGGGCCCGGGTGGATCCGCCGCCCGCTCCGCCGGCCGATGTCGCGGGGCTCTGTGCGTCGCTGCACAAGGAGCTCCCGGAGACGGTGGCGGGGCTGGCCCGGACCGCCACCGAGCCGGTGTCGGATCTGACCGCCGCGTGGGGCGGCTCGGCGATCGTACTGCGGTGCGGTATCCCCAAGCCCCCCGCGATGGCCGATCCGAAGCAGGAGGGCGTCGAGGTCAACGGCGTCGGATGGCTGTTGGAGAAGATGTCCGACGGCGGCTTCCGGTTCACCACCGGAGCACGGCTGGCGTACACGGAGGTCCGGGTCGACAAGGAGCATGCCACGGACGCGGGGATGCTGGTCGGTCTGTCCGCCGCCGTGGCCAAGTCGGTGCCGGTGGGCATCTCCTCCTACTGA
- a CDS encoding D-alanine--D-alanine ligase family protein — protein sequence MSSENLPQTPEQQGRKPRVAVVFGGRSSEHAISVVTAGAVLRSIDRAKYEVLPIGITTDGRWALTADDPERMAIADRALPSVDTLAESPDGTVVLSVDPASREVVYTEPGAVPKALGEVDVVFPVLHGPYGEDGTLQGLLELSGVPYVGSGVLASAVGQDKDYMKRVFTSFGLKVGPYVTIRPREWEADPAAATARILDFAGEHGWPLFIKPARAGSSIGITKVDDPSGLEAAVHEARRHDPKVIVEALLRGREIECGVLEFEDGPRASVPAEIPPVSSHDFYDFEAKYIDSAAGLVPAPLTPEQTAEVQRLAIEAFEAASCEGLVRADFFLTEDGTFVINEINTMPGFTPISMYPRMWQESGIEYQELVDLLLQAALRRSTGLR from the coding sequence ATGAGCAGCGAGAACCTCCCCCAGACCCCTGAGCAGCAGGGCCGCAAGCCCCGCGTGGCCGTCGTGTTCGGCGGCCGCAGCTCGGAACACGCCATTTCGGTCGTCACGGCGGGCGCGGTGCTGCGCTCCATCGACCGTGCCAAGTACGAGGTGCTGCCCATCGGCATCACCACGGACGGCCGGTGGGCCCTGACCGCCGACGACCCCGAGCGCATGGCCATCGCGGACCGCGCCCTCCCGAGCGTGGACACGCTGGCGGAGTCCCCGGACGGCACCGTCGTGCTCTCCGTGGACCCCGCCAGCCGCGAGGTCGTCTACACCGAGCCGGGTGCCGTCCCCAAGGCGCTGGGCGAGGTCGACGTCGTCTTCCCCGTCCTGCACGGTCCCTACGGCGAGGACGGCACCCTCCAGGGCCTCCTGGAGCTGTCCGGGGTCCCCTACGTCGGTTCGGGCGTCCTCGCCTCGGCCGTCGGCCAGGACAAGGACTACATGAAGCGGGTGTTCACCTCCTTCGGGCTGAAGGTCGGCCCGTACGTGACCATCCGTCCCCGCGAGTGGGAGGCCGACCCGGCCGCCGCCACGGCGAGGATCCTGGACTTCGCGGGCGAGCACGGCTGGCCGCTGTTCATCAAGCCCGCCCGCGCCGGCTCCTCCATCGGCATCACCAAGGTCGACGACCCCTCCGGTCTGGAAGCGGCCGTCCACGAGGCCCGCCGCCACGACCCGAAGGTCATCGTGGAGGCGCTGCTGCGCGGCCGCGAGATCGAGTGCGGCGTGCTGGAGTTCGAGGACGGGCCGCGCGCGAGCGTCCCGGCCGAGATCCCGCCGGTCTCCAGCCACGACTTCTACGACTTCGAGGCGAAGTACATCGACTCCGCCGCCGGACTCGTGCCCGCCCCGCTCACCCCGGAGCAGACCGCCGAGGTGCAGCGGCTCGCGATCGAGGCCTTCGAGGCCGCGTCCTGCGAGGGCCTGGTGCGCGCCGACTTCTTCCTCACCGAGGACGGCACCTTCGTCATCAACGAGATCAACACCATGCCCGGGTTCACGCCGATCTCCATGTACCCGCGGATGTGGCAGGAGTCGGGCATCGAGTACCAGGAGCTGGTGGACCTCCTGCTCCAGGCGGCCCTGCGCCGCTCCACCGGGCTGCGCTAG